The proteins below are encoded in one region of Phaseolus vulgaris cultivar G19833 chromosome 1, P. vulgaris v2.0, whole genome shotgun sequence:
- the LOC137815920 gene encoding uncharacterized protein yields MLENDKVILEKPWPQWTEHESKKAQYDCITKNIITYALSSNEFFRVSQCDSAKKMWDTFEVTHEGTNDVKRARKHALIQEYETFRMQKGETIAEVQKRFTHIVNHLTSLGKMFEKEEINIKILKCLDRFWQPKVTTISESKDLTSLTTTSLFGKLREHELEMNRLNVQEYEDKHVRNIALKAARHKNFQDSSDDNDGETFSLLIRKFNKFLKKKNNTNQPSNKYNNKKLNDFKTNKYICFGCGEHGHIKVDCPNNENKERGARKVKRKAKPREPTLLGKIMKFLPLAHLQEMKNQIFA; encoded by the coding sequence atgcTTGAAAATGATAAAGTGATTTTGGAAAAGCCTTGGCCCCAATGGACTGAGCATGAAAGCaaaaaggctcaatatgattgtATTACAAAGAATATTATTACATATGCCTTAAgttctaatgagtttttcagagTGTCACAATGTGACTCCGCAAAGAAAATGTGGGATACTTTTGAAGttactcatgaaggaacaaatgacgTGAAAAGAGCAAGGAAGCATGCTCTTATCCAAGAATATGAAACGTTTAGAATGCAGAAAGGGGAGACAATTGCAGAAGTACAAAAGAGGTTTACTCATATTGTCAACCACCTCACGAGTCTTGGaaaaatgtttgaaaaagaGGAAATCAACATCAAGATACTCAAATGCCTAGACAGATTTTGGCAGCCCAAGGTCACAACCATCTCTGAATCTAAAGATTTAACATCATTGACAACTacttcattgtttgggaagcttagagaacatgaatTGGAGATGAATAGGCTGAATGTTCAAGAATATGAAGATAAGCATGTGAGAAACATTGCCCTGAAGGCTGCTAGACATAAAAACTTTCAAGACTCAAGTGATGACAATGATGGAGAAACCTTTAGCTTGTTGATCAGgaaattcaacaaattcttgaagaaaaaGAACAACACGAATCAACCATCCAACAAGTATAACAACAAGAAACTTAATGATTTTAAAACTAACAAATACATctgctttggatgtggtgaacATGGACATATTAAAGTTGATTGCCCCAACAATGAGAATAAAGAAAGAGGAGCAAGAAAGGTGAAAAGAAAGGCAAAGCCAAGAGAACCTACATTGCTTGGCAAGATAATGAAGTTTCTTCCTCTAGCTCATCTTCAGGAGATGAAGAATCAAATCTTTGCTTAA